In Deinococcus sp. QL22, the following are encoded in one genomic region:
- a CDS encoding IS5 family transposase (programmed frameshift), with amino-acid sequence MRLTNEQWAILAPLLPPPQKRTRRGRPRRGDKELLEGILWVLRTGAQWERLPRPDYPPKSTCFERFQEWNERAVFPNVLGQLYELLEEQELLDLREAFIDGTFSAAKKGARMFGPTKRGKGTKIMLMVDASGLPLAVHTVSASPSEVTLVHDTLEASFGLDFPRRLIGDKAYDSDPLDAELATLGIEMIAPNRKNRKHKTQDGRPLRRYKRRWKVERTIAWLQSFRRVRTRDERKAQNFLGFVQLACILILLRRISG; translated from the exons ATGCGGTTGACGAACGAGCAATGGGCCATTCTGGCCCCGCTATTACCTCCTCCTCAGAAGCGGACCCGCCGCGGTCGTCCGCGGCGGGGTGACAAAGAGTTGCTCGAAGGCATCCTGTGGGTGCTGCGTACTGGTGCGCAGTGGGAGCGGCTCCCCCGGCCGGACTACCCGCCCAAGTCCACCTGTTTCGAGCGTTTTCAAGAGTGGAATGAGCGCGCCGTGTTCCCAAACGTTCTGGGGCAGCTCTATGAGTTGCTGGAGGAACAGGAATTGCTGGATCTCCGGGAAGCCTTCATTGACGGCACGTTCAGTGCCGCAAAAAAGGGGGCTCGGATGT TCGGCCCCACCAAGAGGGGCAAAGGCACCAAAATCATGCTGATGGTGGACGCGAGCGGTCTGCCGCTTGCTGTCCACACGGTCTCAGCTAGCCCCAGTGAAGTGACTCTCGTTCACGACACCTTGGAGGCGTCTTTCGGCTTGGACTTCCCACGCCGGTTGATTGGGGACAAGGCGTACGACAGCGACCCTCTGGATGCAGAACTGGCCACGCTGGGGATTGAAATGATCGCGCCAAATCGCAAGAACCGGAAACACAAAACGCAAGATGGACGACCGCTGCGCCGCTATAAGCGGCGCTGGAAAGTTGAGCGAACCATCGCTTGGTTGCAATCGTTCCGCCGAGTCCGAACCCGCGACGAGCGCAAAGCCCAGAACTTCTTGGGCTTTGTCCAGCTGGCCTGCATCCTCATCCTGCTGCGTCGAATTTCCGGATGA
- a CDS encoding M3 family oligoendopeptidase — protein sequence MTQTQPPAAELPRWRTDDLYSGLTDPRFAADLTELRGHVQALEALFDSIGVRKAGPAATPQTLEPVLNGLNELSLRLTAVRAFITAFVTTDSRDAEAQRAQGDLTMLTLPLGPLRSRLTAWLGGQNVEALLAQSEVARAHEHLIRRAVVYAQHQMSPDEEDLAARLRPSGAGGWSKLHGNVTSTLRGDFRGTKLPVTALRALATDPDASVRQDAYHAEIAVWQDAEVVLAAALNGVKGEEGTLAARRGFADAVAPSLLTHGIDRETLDAMQAAVVRSFPDFRRYFAAKARGMDKPKLDWWDLFAPTGRSETEWTYSAGKAFVESQFRAFSGKLGDYAARAFEGDWIDAGPRDGKRGGAFCMGWQGADSRILMNHDPSLDSVSTLAHELGHGYHNMLKAGRTPLQRETPMTLAETASIFCETIIQNAALEQATGAERLYVLETQLLGHAQVVVDIHSRFLFERAVFEKRAERDLTPQEFSDLMVWAQRETYGDALATPHPYMWAVKPHYYSLSFYNYPYTFGLLFGLGLYAQYVQARAGGQEAEFQARYDALLASTGQADARALAAGFGIDLHAPEFWEGSLDVIRGQISAYEEAVSGQ from the coding sequence ATGACCCAAACCCAACCCCCCGCAGCGGAATTGCCCCGCTGGCGCACCGACGACCTTTACAGCGGCCTGACCGATCCCCGCTTTGCCGCCGACCTGACCGAGTTGCGCGGGCACGTGCAGGCGCTTGAAGCTCTCTTCGATTCAATCGGCGTCAGGAAGGCTGGCCCCGCCGCCACGCCGCAAACGCTGGAGCCTGTGCTGAATGGCCTGAACGAGCTTTCGCTCCGGCTGACCGCTGTGCGGGCCTTCATCACCGCGTTCGTGACCACCGATAGCCGCGACGCCGAGGCACAGCGGGCGCAGGGCGACCTGACCATGCTGACGCTTCCGCTGGGGCCGCTGCGTTCGCGCCTCACGGCCTGGCTGGGCGGGCAGAATGTGGAGGCGCTGCTGGCCCAGTCCGAAGTGGCCCGCGCCCACGAACACCTGATTCGCCGCGCCGTGGTATACGCGCAGCACCAGATGTCGCCGGATGAGGAAGATCTGGCGGCCCGCCTGCGTCCCAGTGGAGCGGGTGGCTGGAGCAAGCTGCACGGCAACGTGACCAGCACCCTGAGAGGCGACTTTCGGGGCACGAAGTTGCCCGTAACGGCCCTGCGAGCGCTGGCCACCGACCCCGACGCCAGTGTGCGGCAAGACGCCTACCACGCCGAAATTGCCGTCTGGCAGGATGCGGAAGTGGTGCTGGCCGCCGCCCTGAACGGTGTCAAGGGCGAGGAAGGCACGCTGGCTGCCCGCCGGGGCTTTGCTGACGCGGTGGCCCCCAGCCTGCTCACCCACGGCATAGACCGCGAGACGCTGGACGCCATGCAGGCCGCCGTAGTGCGCTCCTTTCCCGATTTCCGGCGCTACTTTGCGGCCAAAGCGCGGGGCATGGACAAGCCCAAACTGGACTGGTGGGATCTGTTCGCCCCGACCGGGCGCAGCGAAACCGAATGGACGTATAGCGCGGGCAAAGCGTTCGTGGAAAGCCAGTTCCGGGCCTTTTCGGGCAAATTGGGCGACTACGCAGCCCGCGCTTTTGAGGGCGACTGGATTGACGCTGGCCCCCGCGACGGCAAACGCGGCGGGGCGTTTTGCATGGGCTGGCAGGGCGCAGACAGCCGCATTCTGATGAACCACGACCCCAGCCTGGACAGTGTGTCTACGCTGGCGCACGAGCTGGGGCACGGCTACCACAACATGCTGAAGGCGGGCCGCACGCCCCTGCAACGCGAAACTCCCATGACGCTCGCCGAAACCGCCAGCATCTTCTGCGAAACCATTATTCAGAATGCGGCGCTGGAGCAGGCCACGGGTGCCGAGCGTCTGTACGTGCTGGAAACCCAGTTGCTGGGCCACGCGCAGGTCGTCGTAGACATTCATTCCCGTTTCCTGTTCGAGCGGGCCGTCTTTGAAAAGCGGGCCGAGCGCGACCTGACCCCGCAGGAGTTCAGCGACCTGATGGTGTGGGCGCAGCGCGAAACCTACGGTGACGCCCTCGCCACGCCGCACCCCTATATGTGGGCCGTCAAGCCGCATTACTACTCCCTATCCTTTTACAACTACCCCTACACCTTTGGCCTGCTGTTCGGGCTGGGATTGTACGCCCAGTACGTGCAGGCGCGGGCGGGGGGACAGGAAGCCGAGTTTCAGGCCCGCTACGACGCCCTATTGGCAAGCACAGGTCAGGCCGACGCCCGCGCCCTCGCCGCCGGATTCGGAATAGATCTGCACGCGCCGGAGTTCTGGGAAGGCAGCTTGGATGTGATTCGGGGCCAGATTTCGGCGTATGAGGAAGCGGTCAGCGGGCAGTAG
- a CDS encoding phosphate uptake regulator PhoU, producing the protein MLSITLEQLDAVRDANDRAEFAGLTLRAKTLERETDALEREIEDACLHAFALGLSAEELAFHLLVFRSLTNLERVGDYAFTVARDLEALAPRTRSATLQDALPLVRLLSEMVERLAFAFAERDLPAAREVMRLDFEQVDALYEQMQRASLTRLLERPEDTEVALTAGRMARNLERLGDHLVNVAERLEALVLGHFPDIDRAG; encoded by the coding sequence ATGCTCAGTATTACGCTCGAACAACTGGACGCCGTGCGCGACGCCAACGACCGGGCCGAATTCGCGGGCCTGACGCTGCGGGCCAAGACACTGGAACGTGAAACCGACGCTCTGGAACGCGAGATAGAGGACGCTTGCCTGCACGCCTTTGCACTGGGCCTGTCTGCCGAAGAACTGGCTTTTCACCTGTTGGTCTTCCGCAGCCTGACCAATCTGGAGCGCGTGGGCGACTACGCGTTTACGGTGGCGCGTGATCTGGAGGCCTTGGCCCCCCGCACCCGCAGCGCCACCCTGCAAGACGCCCTGCCGCTGGTGCGCCTGCTCTCGGAAATGGTGGAGCGGCTGGCTTTCGCCTTTGCCGAACGGGATTTGCCCGCTGCCCGCGAAGTCATGCGGCTGGACTTCGAGCAAGTTGACGCCCTGTACGAGCAGATGCAGCGGGCCAGCCTGACCCGCCTGCTGGAGCGCCCCGAAGACACCGAGGTGGCCCTGACCGCCGGACGCATGGCCCGCAATCTGGAACGCTTGGGCGACCATCTGGTGAACGTGGCAGAGCGGCTAGAGGCGCTGGTGCTGGGGCATTTCCCGGATATTGATAGGGCGGGTTAG